The window CATTCCACCGTGCCCGGCGTCGTCTGCGTCAACGACGTACGCTCCTTCATCAGCCAGGCCGCTGGCAGGCCCGTCACCAGCGTCGCGAGCCCCAGCACGCGGTACGACCAAGCCGGGTCCAGCCGCTGGGTCAGCGCGTCCAAGCTGAAGCtgatggccgccgcgccgaAGCCACTGCCGGCAAATATGAGCCCGTTGGCGATGCCGCGTCGGTGGTGGAAATACTGCGCCGGGATCGTCGTCACCACGACGAAGCAGAGACTAGCCCCTCCACGTCAGCCCATCGGCCCATCGACCCATCCACGAGCCCGTGGAGGAGACGTCGACCTACCTTGCGGCGAATCCCATCATGACGCCGACCGTCACGAATAGCCCGCCAACGCTCTCCACGGCAAAGCTGCTCAGGATGGCGCTACCCCCCAAGAGTGCCATACCCAGCACCCCCGTCTTGCGCGCGCCCATCCTCCGCATGAGGCGTGTGTTGGCAACGGCAAACACGGACACGAGTGATGCGTACAGCGAGCCCACAAACGAGAGCACCGCCGGACCCGAAAGCCCTCGTTCCACCAGCGTGGCCTGAAAAACGCCCCAGGAGTAGGTGAGGCCGACGGACCACCATAGCATCGCCGCACCCGCCGCGACAACCACCCAACCGTAACCGCCGTCGGGCACAGTGGAGTCGGCTACCCGCGACTCCTGGAGGATAGCATCGTTCGTGAGCTGCAGCTGCGAGACAGGTTTGCTCCGGCTCGATACCGCCGGTACCGCCGCGAGCTCGATGgacgttgtcgtcgtcgacattcCTCTTCGCCCTCCTCTCGTTTCTATTCTTGTTACTTATCTTCTTCGTTGTCGTCTTTCAGTGTTCAGTCCCTTCCGCTCGCCGTGCGGATGGTATGCACGAGACGAGAGAGCTCGGTGCAGCGAGCATGACTTATAAGTAACAAAGCCGCTCTGTCAATCTGCTGTGGAGATTCACGActtggcatggcatggcgtCCCATCGCATCAGCCCCACGCCCGCAGGGCGTAGTTGACGACGCCCACATGTCGATGTCTTTAGAGTTTTGCAGCCAATCGAGTCGGCCTAAAGAGTCCACTGATGGAGAGTCCGCCGCAGCCGCGACCGGAGTCGCTCCGGGAAAAACGAAATGGATATCGCAAATGCTCATTCATGCCTTGttgccgtgccgtcgccgagtaGCGAGCTAATTCCCCATCTCCCCCCCGCTTCCAGGGACCAAACTGACGGTGCCTCCTCCCAGCTGAACGGGGTGAAACCGAACAGGAGCACAATGGCGAAATGACTGTTCTTTCCGATGGCTTGGCGGGAAGAGCCTGTCTTCGTCAGCCTCGGCCCAGCTCCGCCGCTTGATTCATCTGCCAGCAGTGCCCAGCACCAGCCCAGAAATCAGCTACCATCCATACCAGCCAAGGATCCAGCTGGAGGTTCATGCCGTGCGTGAGGACGCCCGAGAAGCATCAGATGGTCGTGGCATGATGCCGACGTCCTTGAAACCAAATCTTGCTTTCCAAAAAGCAAGACGCTTCAAAATGAACCAGTTCAGGTCAATTTCTACGACGAACTAACTGTGTGCGGCAGCGTCTAGCAGACATTATTGGGTGGCAGCATCAACTCAACTTTCCCGCCAACTTCTCGCACGCGAGTTTCTCCCAGCAGTCTGGTTCTGGTCAACGCCAATCAGAAGAAAAGTAAAATAAAGTAGATAGACAAAAGCTGGTGTGGGCGCAAGCCGGCACTACCATGTAATCAACGCTCCTTTACTCTTCCatctcatcctcggcggcatcggccgctTCGGCCTCTTTTCTCGCCTTGAACGTCGCCGCCCAATCCCGGGCCTTGGCCATCACCTTGTCCTTGCCCTTGGGGTCCTGCGACTCCTCCCAGGCGGCCCAGCGGCGAAACCACTTTTCTGCCTGCTGCGGCTTCAAGCCCTTGACTCGCGTCCGTCGCTCGAAGACGTCCCGGACCGCAGGCgcatcggcgccgatgcccgTTTCGAGATCGAGCAGCTGGTTCCACAAATCTCCCTTCTTGGGGAAGGCGTCCAGGAGGGATTCGAAGATGGTTCGGCCACGCTCCGGCTCTCCGTTTGCCGATCGGAACTCGAGCGCCGCGAAGCGGCTGGTGATGGTCGCATGGTGCCGCTTCTCCAGCTGTTGCATCGCTCGCGGGAGCAGTGCCCGGGCCCGGTCCGGTTCCGCTTTGGTCTCATGCAGGAAGTGGGCGTAGTTGATCCAGACGTTGGGCGAGCGGGCACCAAACTTTTTGAGCATGGCCTCGAAGAGCTTGTCCGCGTGCTGCATTTGTACATGTTAGCATGGCAAAATGATCTCGGTCTCGGAACGGACAACGTACCACGAGCTTCTTGGACTGAATGAAGATGCTGGCCAACCGCTCGTGCACCTCTTGCGCGTCGTTGTACTGCAGCGCGCGCCTGAACACCTCCTCAATCGTCTGGTCGTTGCCGTAGGCTACCTCCAAGTTGAGGTAGGCCACCCAGACGTTGAGCTTTTCCGTCTCCTGTCGAATGTTGATGGTGCGGATGCCACGCTCGGCAACGTCCCGCGCCTTGCTCAGATCGCTCACCTGCATCTGCAGGGCCATGTACGCGATCCAAAGCTCCGACGAATCCGGCTGGCCCAGCAGTAGTCGTTCAAAGTCGCTCGAGGTCTGGGGGCCGTGGGCGTCGAGCTGGGCCGTCTTGTCTTCCTGAATCTCCGCCTTCCtccgcttcttcttcttttcCGGTTTCGCCGCTTCGTCCGACTCGGAGCCCGAGTCGTCGAAGGGGTCGGCCGACCACGCCGCCTTCTTTCCGACAGCCAGGCCGCGGGTTCGGGTCGCGTCCTGCATCACTTGGTCTTCGCCATCGCTCGCAGAGTGGTCGgagccctcgccggcgtcctcgtcggaatcctcgtcggcatcgacattGTCGGTCCCCAGAATCTCGATTgaggcgccgtcgtccatgtccacgtcgtcgtcgtcgtcgtcgtcgtcgtcgtcgctgtcatCGACATTATCGAGAGCAGCACCTGCGTCGGAGCCGGAGTCACTGTCGTCATCGAACAGCGACGGCTTCAGACCCAAGGTCATCCTCCGCTTTttggcatcgacgtcgagaaCCCTAGCCTTGACGAGATCGCCTTCCTTGTAGAGCTTCGTCGCATCCTTGACAGCGTTGTCGGCCATCTGGCTGCGGTGGCACAGGCCGCTGACGTTgacggagccgtcgacgagaatgAAGGCGCCAAACTCCTCGACCTTGCGCACCTTGCCGGTGACCACCTGACCCACCTTGATGTCGTTGAAGGTGATCGGCGGCGTGtagtcctcgtcgacgacggaagccTTGAGGCTCATCTCGATCTGGTTCACTGtcgggtcgacggcgatgacgcgaCCCTTGACCATCTGGTCGATCTGGAACTGATCCTTCCACTCCTTGAGGAACCTGTCCGACAGGTTGGCAATCTTGACGAGGGCCGTCAcctggccgccgagcaggacgaaGAGTCCCTTGTCGGACACGTTCTTGACAAAGCCCCGAATGACGTCGCCGTTGGACACCTGGGCCACGTTGCGGATCTCCCGGTCGGTCACGGGCAGCGTAGAACTCATGATGCGCGAAGGGCGCATGGATAGGCGCAACCTCTTGTTGGGCGCGTCCACTTCGACGATCGACGCGCGGACTATGTCGTTCTTCTTGTAGTCGAGCGTGTTGACGTCGTCATAGTTGTCGGCCAAGTCGGGGAGATGGACTGGCCCAGACACGTTCTCGCCGAACTGGATCAGAACCTGCCGTTCGTTCACCTTCGTGACTCGGCCCGGCAGGACCATGTTTGGCTTCAGGGCACTCCAGGTGACGGCGTCCacggagctcgccgagcgagCCGACAAGTCGAGGTGGTTGTTTTTgctgtcgacggccgtcaccCGCACCTTGAG of the Drechmeria coniospora strain ARSEF 6962 chromosome 01, whole genome shotgun sequence genome contains:
- a CDS encoding monocarboxylate permease, with protein sequence MSTTTTSIELAAVPAVSSRSKPVSQLQLTNDAILQESRVADSTVPDGGYGWVVVAAGAAMLWWSVGLTYSWGVFQATLVERGLSGPAVLSFVGSLYASLVSVFAVANTRLMRRMGARKTGVLGMALLGGSAILSSFAVESVGGLFVTVGVMMGFAASLCFVVVTTIPAQYFHHRRGIANGLIFAGSGFGAAAISFSLDALTQRLDPAWSYRVLGLATLVTGLPAAWLMKERTSLTQTTPGTVEWRLFKSLTFNLVFFAGVIGTFPLFVAPFFLPLYSKSLGLSSSTGAGLVAGFSLSSAAGRIVTGFASDRFGALNTLSMSCLLTALSMLALWPESTTLGPLTVFVVINGASNGGFFSTMPTVVSNVFGSARMAVTMSMVVTGWIGGYLMGSPIAGYLLEAYGGAGAGLQAYRPAMWYAGSLALASSAMVTAARVRATGKVFARL